The following proteins are co-located in the Phycisphaerales bacterium genome:
- the rsmA gene encoding 16S rRNA (adenine(1518)-N(6)/adenine(1519)-N(6))-dimethyltransferase RsmA: MQTLADIKRILETRGLSPQKMFGQNFLLDHNLIRKLVDAAGVKAGDAVLEVGPGTGALTEELVARGCRVVAAEIDRGLAAHLREHFKDAAGFTLVEGDCLADKRTLAPAIVEALGPGTFTLVSNLPYGAATPVMSVLLTDHPNCRGLFVTIQREVADRLAAKPGSKDYGTLSIIAQVTAHVETVAKLPPECFWPRPDVTSAMVSLVRRERPLIDDARGLGTFVQALFEKRRKQLGAVLGRERAWPAGVQPTDRAESLSLEQLIALYKGTT; the protein is encoded by the coding sequence GTGCAGACCCTTGCCGACATCAAGCGCATCCTCGAAACGCGCGGGCTGTCGCCGCAGAAGATGTTCGGGCAGAACTTCCTGCTGGACCACAACCTCATTCGCAAGCTGGTGGACGCCGCGGGGGTGAAGGCGGGGGATGCGGTGCTGGAGGTTGGCCCCGGGACGGGGGCGCTCACCGAGGAGCTGGTCGCGCGGGGCTGCCGGGTGGTGGCGGCTGAGATCGATCGGGGGCTTGCCGCGCACCTGCGGGAGCACTTCAAGGACGCCGCGGGCTTCACGTTGGTCGAGGGCGACTGCCTCGCCGACAAGCGCACGCTCGCGCCGGCCATCGTCGAGGCGCTTGGCCCCGGCACGTTCACGCTCGTGTCGAACCTCCCCTACGGCGCGGCGACGCCCGTGATGAGCGTGCTGCTCACCGATCACCCCAACTGCCGCGGCCTGTTCGTCACCATCCAGCGCGAGGTCGCCGATCGGCTCGCGGCCAAACCCGGCAGCAAGGACTACGGCACGCTCAGCATCATCGCCCAGGTGACCGCTCACGTGGAGACGGTGGCGAAGCTGCCGCCCGAGTGCTTCTGGCCGCGTCCGGATGTCACGAGCGCGATGGTGTCACTGGTGCGGCGAGAGCGCCCGCTGATCGACGACGCGCGGGGGCTGGGCACCTTCGTGCAGGCCCTGTTCGAGAAGCGGCGGAAGCAGCTGGGTGCGGTGCTGGGTCGTGAGCGGGCGTGGCCGGCGGGCGTGCAGCCCACCGACCGGGCCGAGTCGCTGAGCCTGGAGCAGCTCATAGCCCTTTACAAGGGAACCACCTAA
- a CDS encoding type I phosphomannose isomerase catalytic subunit, with product MSHAAPYPLLFEPVLMPKVWGGDRLARFGKQVKAGEKIGESWEVADLAATSASGAGGGSVRSVIRNGPLAGKTLHDVVALWGEQLLGPARLMDGSFPLLVKFLDARENLSVQVHPSPAYAAKHAGAKLKTECWYILDAEPGSVIYKGVKPGVTREAFASHIRDGSVVDDLVSVPAVVGECHNLPSGTVHALGAGVLVAEVQTPSDTTFRVFDWGRTGRELHIEQSLACIDFGPAPTPVQMNAGEVLRTEFFEVWQPQGGTPARLGDARCTVLMVLRGTGRLALPGGGQPQSVNAGDTLLIPAAVAGGCEFHPAADASVLFARI from the coding sequence GTGAGCCATGCCGCGCCTTACCCGCTGCTGTTCGAGCCTGTGCTAATGCCCAAGGTGTGGGGCGGTGATCGGCTCGCGCGGTTTGGTAAGCAGGTGAAGGCTGGCGAGAAGATTGGGGAGAGCTGGGAGGTCGCCGACCTCGCGGCCACATCGGCCTCGGGCGCAGGCGGGGGGAGCGTGCGGTCGGTGATCCGCAACGGGCCGCTGGCGGGGAAGACGCTGCACGATGTGGTGGCGTTGTGGGGTGAGCAGCTGCTGGGGCCGGCGCGCCTCATGGACGGCTCGTTCCCGCTGCTGGTGAAGTTCCTCGACGCGCGCGAGAACCTGTCGGTGCAGGTGCACCCCAGCCCCGCGTACGCCGCGAAGCACGCGGGCGCGAAGCTCAAGACCGAGTGCTGGTACATCCTCGACGCCGAGCCGGGGAGCGTGATCTACAAGGGCGTGAAGCCAGGCGTCACCCGCGAGGCGTTCGCGAGCCACATCCGGGACGGAAGCGTCGTGGATGACCTGGTGAGCGTCCCGGCGGTGGTGGGGGAGTGCCACAACCTGCCCAGCGGCACGGTGCACGCGCTGGGCGCGGGCGTGCTGGTTGCGGAGGTGCAGACGCCCAGCGATACGACGTTCCGCGTGTTCGACTGGGGCCGAACCGGGCGCGAGCTGCACATCGAGCAGAGCCTCGCGTGCATCGACTTCGGCCCGGCGCCCACGCCGGTGCAGATGAACGCGGGCGAGGTGCTCAGAACTGAGTTTTTCGAGGTGTGGCAGCCACAGGGCGGCACGCCCGCGCGGCTGGGCGATGCACGGTGCACGGTTCTGATGGTGCTCCGCGGCACGGGACGGCTCGCCTTGCCGGGCGGTGGGCAGCCGCAATCGGTCAACGCCGGTGACACGCTGCTTATCCCCGCGGCCGTGGCCGGCGGCTGCGAGTTTCACCCCGCCGCAGATGCCAGTGTCCTCTTCGCGCGAATCTAG
- a CDS encoding 3-hydroxyacyl-ACP dehydratase FabZ family protein: MSLTRPAESDSGEQTSAPSKLLFDVSAIDLSAVHATREQIEQWIPHRGVMTMLDEVIWCNEDKTQGVARRRIKHDEFWVPGHFPGKPMFPGVLMIETAAQLGCYLFITRKPTPTLVAFLRIENAAFRSPVVPGDELIVLAREVKAQRKRFISDVQGIVGDRVCFDARISGLSTEQRAY; the protein is encoded by the coding sequence ATGTCCCTGACAAGACCAGCTGAGAGCGATTCTGGCGAGCAGACGTCAGCGCCCTCCAAGCTGCTGTTTGACGTCAGCGCCATCGACCTGAGCGCGGTGCACGCCACGCGCGAACAGATCGAGCAGTGGATCCCGCACCGCGGCGTCATGACCATGCTCGACGAGGTCATCTGGTGCAACGAGGACAAGACGCAGGGCGTCGCCCGCCGGCGCATCAAGCACGACGAGTTCTGGGTGCCGGGGCACTTTCCCGGCAAGCCCATGTTCCCCGGCGTGCTGATGATCGAGACGGCGGCGCAGCTGGGCTGCTACCTGTTCATCACCCGCAAGCCCACGCCCACGCTGGTGGCGTTCCTGCGAATCGAGAACGCGGCGTTCCGCTCGCCGGTGGTGCCCGGGGACGAGCTGATCGTGCTGGCCCGCGAGGTGAAGGCGCAGCGCAAGCGGTTCATCTCCGACGTGCAGGGCATCGTGGGCGACCGCGTGTGCTTCGATGCACGCATCAGCGGCCTGTCGACGGAGCAGCGGGCGTACTGA
- a CDS encoding phosphotransferase encodes MNEGGVVTGQPVVAEHNAPPSGGDNHDLAIALDPVLHKQCNGRLGPIEWFSAPWQRGGAATGFSTWRLEDGTTIGVLVKLPVGPLEYRWTTALGRVGEGEWNEARALCLPTPRVVASGTQLNGYDLGWIIVERLHGPTLTTNFTEQAVVDLLAAAADFQKCAMACENLGPRPPTPTWHVTIEHARAAAKVGHLADAQKWNDVLKKVQKCLPTLIAKWEGRNVNAWCHGDLHPGNALRRRLPDGLGPEGRNGCVLVDLALVHPGHWVEDALYLERQYWGHTELLHGVKPLSCLAKFRRERGLPTDESYGDLAVVRRVLMAACAPALVDREGNPKYLHAALEVIERFLPQASR; translated from the coding sequence ATGAACGAGGGCGGTGTCGTCACCGGGCAGCCCGTCGTCGCGGAGCACAACGCTCCGCCCAGTGGTGGCGACAACCACGACCTTGCCATCGCCCTTGACCCGGTCCTCCACAAGCAGTGCAACGGCCGCCTCGGCCCCATCGAGTGGTTCAGCGCGCCCTGGCAGCGCGGCGGCGCGGCTACCGGCTTCTCGACCTGGCGCCTCGAGGACGGCACCACCATCGGCGTGCTGGTGAAGCTCCCCGTCGGCCCCCTTGAGTACCGCTGGACCACGGCCCTGGGGCGGGTGGGCGAGGGCGAGTGGAACGAGGCGCGGGCGCTGTGCCTGCCGACGCCGCGCGTGGTTGCCTCGGGCACGCAGCTCAACGGGTACGACCTGGGCTGGATCATTGTCGAGCGCCTGCACGGGCCGACGCTGACGACGAACTTCACCGAGCAGGCGGTGGTCGATCTGCTCGCCGCGGCCGCGGACTTCCAGAAGTGCGCGATGGCGTGCGAGAACCTCGGCCCGCGCCCGCCCACGCCCACCTGGCACGTGACCATCGAGCACGCCCGGGCCGCGGCAAAGGTGGGCCACCTGGCCGATGCACAAAAGTGGAACGACGTGCTCAAGAAGGTGCAGAAGTGCCTCCCCACGCTGATCGCCAAGTGGGAAGGGCGGAACGTGAACGCCTGGTGCCACGGCGACCTCCACCCCGGCAACGCGCTGCGTCGCCGGCTGCCGGACGGGCTGGGGCCGGAGGGGCGCAACGGCTGCGTGCTGGTGGACTTAGCGCTCGTTCACCCGGGCCACTGGGTCGAGGACGCGCTGTACCTGGAGCGGCAGTACTGGGGGCATACCGAGCTGCTGCACGGGGTGAAGCCGTTGTCTTGCCTCGCTAAGTTCCGGCGAGAGCGTGGGTTGCCGACGGATGAAAGCTACGGCGACCTGGCGGTGGTCCGCCGAGTACTAATGGCGGCCTGCGCCCCGGCGCTTGTCGATAGAGAGGGAAACCCCAAGTACTTACACGCGGCCCTCGAGGTGATCGAGCGGTTCCTGCCCCAGGCCAGCCGGTGA